The genomic segment TTGCCCGAGTGTGTGTTGGAGGTGAGATTTGCCAAGCCGCTGGTCGAAGAAACGCACATGGTGTCAGTGCGGCGTGTGACAACGCTGGCTATCGGCGAATGGCTGAACTACGCGGCCTTGCGGGGTGTTCACCGGGTGGAGCTGCAGATGCCGGCGCACCGACAGTTCGATAGCGTACCGACATCCGGAGCCGTCAGAACTACTGTCTAGGTGTTCATTCACCGTTTAGGAGTTCTCCATGAAAAATTCAATGCGCATCCTTGTGACCGTTATCGCGCTGGCCTCTGGCCTCTTGTCAGGTTGCGCAGTGCAGCGGGGGCAGGAAACGATGGGCGCCTATGTGGATGACGCCACGATCACCACCCAGGTGAAGAGCCGCTTTGTCGAAAGCAAGGAAGTGGACGCCGGCGCCATCAGCGTAGAGACCATGAAGGGCACCGTGATGCTCTCCGGCTTTGCGAAAAGCGTTCTTGAAAAGAACTCGGCAGAGCGCATTGCACGGGGTGTGAGCGGGGTTCGGGCGGTGAAAAACGAAGTGTCGGTGCGTCCTTGAACCACCTGTCTAAGGAGTAACGTATGACGCACATCCAACAAGGTGCATTTCGCAGGGCCCCGCTGGTCGTGGGGCTGGCACTGGCGATGTCGTCCGGGCTTGGCTTGGCGCAGGCGCCAGATACCCGGGGGTACTTGCTGGACGGGGCTGGCAGCTTCGTGGGCAGTGCCACCCCCGGTCAGTGCTGGCGCAACGGGGCGTGGACGCCCGCACTGGCAGTAGCGCCCTGCGACGCGGTCATCATGGCCGCTGCGCCGGTCGTGGTGCCGGCACCAGCGCCTGCCCCTGTAGAGCCGGCACGGGCTGCGCCGCCAGCGGCTCCGGCTTTGATTCCGATGCCGGCGCAACGCCTGAACTTTTCGGCAGACGCGCTGTTTGGTTTCGATCAATCGGTTCTCGGGCCGAATGGCACCGCCATGCTGGACGGCTTGGCCGTAGAGCTCAGTGGCAGCACGTTTGATGCTATCCACGTGCGGGGCTATACCGATCGCATTGGCAGCACGGCGTATAACCAGAAGCTGTCATTGCGCCGCGCCACTGCAGTCAGCGACTACCTGGTGAGCAAGGGCGTGGCACCTGCCAGCATTCAGGCTTATGGTGAAGGCGAGTCCAACCCGCTGACCGCCTTGGCCGATTGCCCCGGTGGAAAGCGGGCGGCTTTAATTGCCTGCCTGCAGCGGGATCGCCGGGTCGAGGTTGACGTGCAAGGCACCAAGGCCGCAGTGCGTTAAGGCAGCCCGTGCACCGGAGGTTTTATGCCGCGCTGCGCTTTAAGTGGCCCAAGGGCAGCTCGGTGCTGCTCTTGATGCGCCCCAGCACAATATTGGACCGGATGCTGCCGACTCCCTGAATCCTGGTCAGGCGGCGCAACACCTGCTCGGAGAGCACGCCCAGATCGGCAGCCACGATCTGCAGGATGTAGTCCGACTCACCCGCGACCGAGTAACACTCCAACACTTCGGGGAAAGCGGCAATCTCCCGCTCAAAGGCCAGACCCTCATCACCGCTGTGCCGGGTCAGTGTCACGTAGCTGATCGCCCGGACGCCCAGGCCAATGGCCTGCGGCTCCAGCAGCGCCACATAGCGCCGGATGATGCCGGCCGCCTGCAGCCGCTGCACCCGCCGGCTGACTTGGGACGCCGACAAATGCACCTGTTCCCCGATTTGCTGGTGGGTGGCGTGCGAATCTCGCTGCAGTGCAGCAAGAAGGCTGATATCAAAGCTATCAAGCAACGAATCTTCGTCTTTAATCATCTTCATGCACAAATTATGCATGTGGCTGGGTGTAGTCCCGCTAATTTGCATACCCTTTGCAGGCAGGTTTGACCACAATTAACGCTTTCAAAACAGCGTTCGAGGAGCAACACCATGACCACTACCAACACCAACGGAGCGAGCGGAGATTTGTTCGAGAACCCGATGGGCCTGATGGGTTTCGAATTTGTGGAATTCGCCTCTCCGGTAGCGGGCGTGATCGAGCCGGTGTTTGAGCGCATGGGCTTTACGCTGGTCGCCAAGCACCGCTCCAAAGACGTGGTGCTGTACCGCCAGGGCGATATCAATTTCATCGTGAACCGCGAGCCCAAGAGCGTGGCCGGTTACTTTGCCGCTGAGCATGGCCCGAGCGCCTGCGGCATGGCATTCCGCGTGAAAGACTCGCACCACGCTTACAACCGCGCGCTCGAACTGGGTGCCCAGCCGGTGGAGCTGCGCCCTGGCCCTATGGAACTGAATCTGCCCGCCATCAAAGGCATTGGCGGCGCGCCCCTGTATCTGATTGACCGGTTTGAAGACGGCAAGTCGATTTATGACATCGACTTTGAATTCATCGCGGGCGTGGACCGCCACCCGGTGGGCCATGGCTTGAAGCTGATCGACCACCTGACCCACAACGTGTACCGCGGCCGCATGGCTTTCTGGGCTGATTTTTATGAGCGCTTATTCAACTTCCGCGAGATCCGTTACTTCGACATCAAGGGCGAATACACCGGTCTGACCTCCAAGGCCATGACCGCGCCGGACGGCAAGATCCGCATTCCGCTGAACGAAGAGTCACGCCAGGGCGGCGGCCAGATCGAGGAATACCTGATGCAGTTCAACGGCGAGGGCATTCAGCACATTGCGCTGATCTGTGACGACCTGGTGGGCACCGTGGACAAGCTGGCCATGGCTGGCGTGCCCTTGATGACCGCGCCCAACAACGTGTACTACGAAATGCTGGAAGGCCGCCTGCCCGGGCACGGCCAGCCGGTGGCAGAGTTGCAGAGCCGCGGTATTTTGCTGGATGGCAGCACTGAGGGCGGACAACCGCGCCTGCTGCTGCAAATCTTTTCGCAGACTCAGCTCGGCCCGGTGTTTTTTGAGTTCATCCAGCGCCGTGGCGATGAGGGCTTTGGCGAAGGCAACTTCAAGGCCTTGTTTGAGTCACTGGAGCGCGACCAGATGCGCCGTGGCGCAATCGAAGTGGCATAAGTTCGACAGCACGCGACCCGAGGAGACCCCATGAAAATAGAACGCATCCACCACGTGGCCTACCGCTGCAAAGACGCCAAAGAAACCGTGCTCTGGTACCAGAAGATGCTGCACATGGACTTTGTGCTGGCGATTGCCGAAGACCTGGTGCCCAGCACCAAAGCGCCCGATCCCTACATGCACGTCTTTTTGGATGCAGGGCAGGGCAATGTGCTGGCTTTCTTTGAGCTGCCTACCCAACCCCCCATGGGCCGCGACCCGAATACGCCCGTCTGGGTGCAGCACATCGCCTTCAAGGTGAAAGACCGGGCTGAGCTGCTGGAGTTCAAAGCGCACCTCGAAGCCCAAGGCGTGGAAGTGTTGGGCGTGACCGACCACGGCATGTTCCACAGCATTTACTTCTTTGACCCCAACGGCCACCGACTGGAGCTGTCTTGCCCGGACCCCGACGAACAGGCCAAGCTTGCGCAAATGGACCAGGTGAAATGGGCCATGTTGGAAGAGTGGAGCGTGACCAAGCGCGCGCCCAAACACGCCGCTTTTTTGCACGCCAACGAATTTGGAGCGAAAGCATGAGCGCAGCGCCCCACGGCTTGGATGCCACCCACGCACCCGACACGCAAAGCTGGGTCGAGTCCGCCAATGCGCCGGACAACGACTTTCCGATCCAGAACCTGCCCTTCGGCCGCTTCCGCCACAATGAGTTGGAGCCTTGGCAAATCGGCGTGGCCATTGGCGACCGCGTGCTAGACCTGCACGCCACCGGCCTGATCGACCACAACGACATGTACCGCCTGATGGCCGCACCGGTGGCCCAGCGCCGCGCTTTGCGGCTGGCGATCTGGGAAGGCCTGCGCGAGGGCTCTGCCCTGCAAAAAGTCTGGGCCGATGCACTCTTACGCCAGACCGAAGTCGAGCTGGGCTTGCCCTGCGAAGTGGGGGACTACACCGACTTCTACACCGGCATCCACCATGCCACCACGGTAGGCAAGCTGTTCCGCCCCGACAACCCGCTGCTACCCAACTACAAATGGGTACCCATCGGTTACCACGGCCGGGCCAGCAGCATCGGTGCCAGCGGCCAGCAGTTCCACCGCCCCCAGGGCCAAACGCTCAAGCCGGGTGCCACGGTGCCGGATTTCGGGCCCAGCGCACGGCTGGACTATGAGTTAGAAGTTGCGGCTTGGGTCGGCATGGGTAATGCGCTGGGTGCTCCTGTTTCTATAGCGGATGCAGAAGAGTATGTCTTCGGCCTCACGCTGCTTAACGACTGGAGCGCGCGCGATGTGCAGGCCTGGGAATACCAACCCCTGGGCCCGTTTCTGGCCAAAAACTTTGCCACCACCGTGTC from the Rhodoferax potami genome contains:
- a CDS encoding Lrp/AsnC family transcriptional regulator — protein: MKMIKDEDSLLDSFDISLLAALQRDSHATHQQIGEQVHLSASQVSRRVQRLQAAGIIRRYVALLEPQAIGLGVRAISYVTLTRHSGDEGLAFEREIAAFPEVLECYSVAGESDYILQIVAADLGVLSEQVLRRLTRIQGVGSIRSNIVLGRIKSSTELPLGHLKRSAA
- the fahA gene encoding fumarylacetoacetase, with the translated sequence MSAAPHGLDATHAPDTQSWVESANAPDNDFPIQNLPFGRFRHNELEPWQIGVAIGDRVLDLHATGLIDHNDMYRLMAAPVAQRRALRLAIWEGLREGSALQKVWADALLRQTEVELGLPCEVGDYTDFYTGIHHATTVGKLFRPDNPLLPNYKWVPIGYHGRASSIGASGQQFHRPQGQTLKPGATVPDFGPSARLDYELEVAAWVGMGNALGAPVSIADAEEYVFGLTLLNDWSARDVQAWEYQPLGPFLAKNFATTVSPWLVTMEALAPFRTPFVRDAADPQPLPYLDGEANRTRGALDVQLEVWLQTPAMRAAGEGGVRLSQSNMRDAYWTLAQLVAHHTVNGCNLRAGDLLGTGTLSGPAPEQGGSLLELTQGGKQPITLPNGEVRTFLQDGDSIILRGACTAAGARRIGFGDCRGTLLAVR
- a CDS encoding BON domain-containing protein, with translation MKNSMRILVTVIALASGLLSGCAVQRGQETMGAYVDDATITTQVKSRFVESKEVDAGAISVETMKGTVMLSGFAKSVLEKNSAERIARGVSGVRAVKNEVSVRP
- a CDS encoding VOC family protein, with amino-acid sequence MKIERIHHVAYRCKDAKETVLWYQKMLHMDFVLAIAEDLVPSTKAPDPYMHVFLDAGQGNVLAFFELPTQPPMGRDPNTPVWVQHIAFKVKDRAELLEFKAHLEAQGVEVLGVTDHGMFHSIYFFDPNGHRLELSCPDPDEQAKLAQMDQVKWAMLEEWSVTKRAPKHAAFLHANEFGAKA
- the hppD gene encoding 4-hydroxyphenylpyruvate dioxygenase, whose amino-acid sequence is MTTTNTNGASGDLFENPMGLMGFEFVEFASPVAGVIEPVFERMGFTLVAKHRSKDVVLYRQGDINFIVNREPKSVAGYFAAEHGPSACGMAFRVKDSHHAYNRALELGAQPVELRPGPMELNLPAIKGIGGAPLYLIDRFEDGKSIYDIDFEFIAGVDRHPVGHGLKLIDHLTHNVYRGRMAFWADFYERLFNFREIRYFDIKGEYTGLTSKAMTAPDGKIRIPLNEESRQGGGQIEEYLMQFNGEGIQHIALICDDLVGTVDKLAMAGVPLMTAPNNVYYEMLEGRLPGHGQPVAELQSRGILLDGSTEGGQPRLLLQIFSQTQLGPVFFEFIQRRGDEGFGEGNFKALFESLERDQMRRGAIEVA
- a CDS encoding OmpA family protein → MTHIQQGAFRRAPLVVGLALAMSSGLGLAQAPDTRGYLLDGAGSFVGSATPGQCWRNGAWTPALAVAPCDAVIMAAAPVVVPAPAPAPVEPARAAPPAAPALIPMPAQRLNFSADALFGFDQSVLGPNGTAMLDGLAVELSGSTFDAIHVRGYTDRIGSTAYNQKLSLRRATAVSDYLVSKGVAPASIQAYGEGESNPLTALADCPGGKRAALIACLQRDRRVEVDVQGTKAAVR